The following coding sequences are from one Ovis canadensis isolate MfBH-ARS-UI-01 breed Bighorn chromosome 25, ARS-UI_OviCan_v2, whole genome shotgun sequence window:
- the PRXL2A gene encoding peroxiredoxin-like 2A isoform X1: MSFLQDPSFFSMGMWSIGAGAVGVAALALLLANTDMFLAKPQKAALEYLEDIDLKTMEKDAVTFKAKALWEKNGAVIMAVRRPGCFLCREEAADLSSLKPRLDELGVPLYAVVKEHIKNEVKDFQPYFKGEIFLDEKKKFYGPQKRKMVFMGFVRLGVWQNFFRAWKGGFSGNLDGEGFILGGVFVMGPGKQGILLEHREKEFGDKVNLTSVLEAARKTRPQTSASERQ; this comes from the exons ATGTCTTTCCTCCAGGATCCCAGTTTCTTCAGCATGGGAATGTGGTCTATCGGTGCGGGGGCCGTAGGAGTCGCTGCCTTGGCACTGCTCCTGGCCAACACAGACATGTTTCTGGCCAAGCCCCAGAAAGCAGCATTGGAGTATCTGGAGGACATAGACCTGAAAACAATGGAGAAGG ATGCAGTAACTTTTAAAGCAAAGGCGCTCTGGGAGAAGAATGGAGCTGTGATTATGGCTGTGCGGAGGCCAGGCTGCTTCCTCTGTCGGGAG GAGGCTGCAGATTTGTCCTCCCTGAAGCCCAGGTTGGACGAGCTGGGCGTCCCCCTCTATGCAGTGGTAAAGGAGCACATCAAGAATGAAGTTAAGGACTTCCAGCCTTATTTCAAAGGAGAAATCTTCCTGGATGAAAAG AAAAAGTTCTATGGTCCACAAAAACGGAAGATGGTGTTCATGGGATTTGTCCGTCTGGGCGTCTGGCAAAACTTCTTCCGGGCCTGGAAAGGAGGCTTTTCTGGAAACCTGGATGGCGAGGGCTTCATCCTTGGGGGAGTCTTTGTGATGGGACCAGGAAAGCAG GGCATCCTTCTTGAGCACCGAGAAAAAGAATTTGGAGACAAAGTAAACCTGACTTCTGTTCTGGAAGCTGCTAGGAAGACCAGACCACAGACTTCGGCCTCAGAGAGGCAATGA
- the PRXL2A gene encoding peroxiredoxin-like 2A isoform X2, whose product MDPSFFSMGMWSIGAGAVGVAALALLLANTDMFLAKPQKAALEYLEDIDLKTMEKDAVTFKAKALWEKNGAVIMAVRRPGCFLCREEAADLSSLKPRLDELGVPLYAVVKEHIKNEVKDFQPYFKGEIFLDEKKKFYGPQKRKMVFMGFVRLGVWQNFFRAWKGGFSGNLDGEGFILGGVFVMGPGKQGILLEHREKEFGDKVNLTSVLEAARKTRPQTSASERQ is encoded by the exons GATCCCAGTTTCTTCAGCATGGGAATGTGGTCTATCGGTGCGGGGGCCGTAGGAGTCGCTGCCTTGGCACTGCTCCTGGCCAACACAGACATGTTTCTGGCCAAGCCCCAGAAAGCAGCATTGGAGTATCTGGAGGACATAGACCTGAAAACAATGGAGAAGG ATGCAGTAACTTTTAAAGCAAAGGCGCTCTGGGAGAAGAATGGAGCTGTGATTATGGCTGTGCGGAGGCCAGGCTGCTTCCTCTGTCGGGAG GAGGCTGCAGATTTGTCCTCCCTGAAGCCCAGGTTGGACGAGCTGGGCGTCCCCCTCTATGCAGTGGTAAAGGAGCACATCAAGAATGAAGTTAAGGACTTCCAGCCTTATTTCAAAGGAGAAATCTTCCTGGATGAAAAG AAAAAGTTCTATGGTCCACAAAAACGGAAGATGGTGTTCATGGGATTTGTCCGTCTGGGCGTCTGGCAAAACTTCTTCCGGGCCTGGAAAGGAGGCTTTTCTGGAAACCTGGATGGCGAGGGCTTCATCCTTGGGGGAGTCTTTGTGATGGGACCAGGAAAGCAG GGCATCCTTCTTGAGCACCGAGAAAAAGAATTTGGAGACAAAGTAAACCTGACTTCTGTTCTGGAAGCTGCTAGGAAGACCAGACCACAGACTTCGGCCTCAGAGAGGCAATGA
- the PRXL2A gene encoding peroxiredoxin-like 2A isoform X3 — protein MGMWSIGAGAVGVAALALLLANTDMFLAKPQKAALEYLEDIDLKTMEKDAVTFKAKALWEKNGAVIMAVRRPGCFLCREEAADLSSLKPRLDELGVPLYAVVKEHIKNEVKDFQPYFKGEIFLDEKKKFYGPQKRKMVFMGFVRLGVWQNFFRAWKGGFSGNLDGEGFILGGVFVMGPGKQGILLEHREKEFGDKVNLTSVLEAARKTRPQTSASERQ, from the exons ATGGGAATGTGGTCTATCGGTGCGGGGGCCGTAGGAGTCGCTGCCTTGGCACTGCTCCTGGCCAACACAGACATGTTTCTGGCCAAGCCCCAGAAAGCAGCATTGGAGTATCTGGAGGACATAGACCTGAAAACAATGGAGAAGG ATGCAGTAACTTTTAAAGCAAAGGCGCTCTGGGAGAAGAATGGAGCTGTGATTATGGCTGTGCGGAGGCCAGGCTGCTTCCTCTGTCGGGAG GAGGCTGCAGATTTGTCCTCCCTGAAGCCCAGGTTGGACGAGCTGGGCGTCCCCCTCTATGCAGTGGTAAAGGAGCACATCAAGAATGAAGTTAAGGACTTCCAGCCTTATTTCAAAGGAGAAATCTTCCTGGATGAAAAG AAAAAGTTCTATGGTCCACAAAAACGGAAGATGGTGTTCATGGGATTTGTCCGTCTGGGCGTCTGGCAAAACTTCTTCCGGGCCTGGAAAGGAGGCTTTTCTGGAAACCTGGATGGCGAGGGCTTCATCCTTGGGGGAGTCTTTGTGATGGGACCAGGAAAGCAG GGCATCCTTCTTGAGCACCGAGAAAAAGAATTTGGAGACAAAGTAAACCTGACTTCTGTTCTGGAAGCTGCTAGGAAGACCAGACCACAGACTTCGGCCTCAGAGAGGCAATGA